The following coding sequences are from one uncultured Desulfobacter sp. window:
- a CDS encoding response regulator: MINRTLAYLRSLDVSVQSRFLFVVIGFLIFSSAAGLGGYVIFSKNLFQNIYDLHVHPILHLNEMKNIYTINTLDTIDEMLSGHVSADDAKEILGLAQTLVKKEWQSYRFIFESQMHPDNRINHAPKAYLLDEGQKSFDMVQRQINELVDAIEKDNRAVIPNLLSQQIRPVIISAVDILNDLIESEVAGIQHSTDSMQYHFNHLIFTVLPILALGLTLIFIFARFILFNIKNITRQLSLSQQELWDANRLLEYRVEKRTNEFLEMAEKAESANRAKSEFLANMSHEIRTPMNAIIGMSGLALGMNLEEKTHNYISKVHQSAESLLGILNDILDFSKIESGKMELENIDFCLEDVMFNLLNIIGIKTGKKGLEMMYNITPQVPTALIGDPMRLGQILLNLCNNAIKFTDRGGEIVVSVSMENDRDKDTRVRLRFSVKDSGIGVGREEQKNLFQPFSQADTSVTRKYGGTGLGLSISNQLTRMMGGRMWVESKPGSGSTFYFTVLLDKQKEQPTPCRFENQGLTSLHVLIVDDNDTARDILTRQLSSWNVTCDQAHSGEAALTKLKQMDDHEPYDLVLMDWRMPGLDGIETAGLIQSRAELGHIPTIIMISAYDRLEVHKAVKDLNLAGFLSKPITPSKLYNAILTAMGRQPVEAHRSVHNPEKVTEAMDKLCGARILLVEDNEINQELATELLMHNGIQVDYAYNGQQALKRLGEKRYDGVLMDCQMPVMDGYTATGKIRQNPEFEKLPIIAMTAHAMVGDRQKSLDAGMNDYISKPLNVDQMFMTMAKWIVPAEPAGKRAVNPPAKEAKPDALPDIPGINIAAGLIVTQNNVKLYRKLLLKFLDKQADFAQNFKNAWESNDTKAATIAAHTLKGVAGNLGMTGVQTCASDLEAAVKESAGNVEALLDEVCAALEPVLAGLQILGEGTSAEKKDAGGIVDLNRIDPLLAELGYFLNENDTESIEVAEKLIPFFQNTKHIRQFEQIMQAIRDYEFEQAKKDLAALVSTLGQADILPNDRTKLS; the protein is encoded by the coding sequence GTTTTTGATTTTTTCTTCTGCTGCAGGCTTGGGGGGATATGTAATTTTTTCCAAAAACCTGTTCCAGAATATATATGATCTGCATGTCCATCCTATACTGCACCTGAATGAAATGAAAAATATCTACACGATCAACACCCTTGACACAATTGATGAGATGCTCAGTGGTCATGTTTCTGCCGATGATGCAAAGGAGATCCTTGGGCTGGCCCAAACCCTGGTAAAAAAAGAGTGGCAATCGTATCGTTTCATTTTTGAGTCTCAAATGCATCCTGACAACCGGATTAATCATGCCCCCAAAGCGTATCTGCTTGACGAAGGGCAAAAAAGTTTTGATATGGTTCAACGACAGATAAACGAGTTGGTGGATGCCATAGAGAAAGATAACCGGGCCGTGATACCGAATCTGCTCTCCCAACAAATCCGGCCGGTGATCATCAGTGCCGTCGATATCCTCAATGACCTTATTGAATCTGAGGTGGCCGGTATCCAACACAGCACTGATTCCATGCAGTATCATTTTAACCATCTGATTTTTACTGTATTACCCATTCTTGCCCTCGGTTTGACACTAATTTTTATTTTCGCCAGGTTTATTCTCTTCAATATTAAAAACATTACACGACAGCTCAGTCTTTCACAGCAGGAACTATGGGACGCAAATCGGTTGCTGGAATATCGGGTTGAAAAACGGACAAATGAATTTCTGGAAATGGCAGAAAAAGCAGAATCAGCCAATAGAGCCAAAAGTGAATTTCTGGCCAACATGAGCCACGAGATACGAACGCCCATGAATGCTATCATCGGCATGTCGGGCCTGGCCCTGGGGATGAATCTTGAAGAAAAAACACACAATTACATCTCCAAGGTTCACCAATCGGCCGAATCGTTGCTGGGCATCCTCAATGACATTCTCGATTTTTCCAAAATTGAGTCCGGAAAAATGGAACTGGAAAACATCGACTTCTGCCTCGAGGATGTGATGTTCAACCTGTTGAATATCATCGGTATCAAAACAGGCAAAAAGGGCCTGGAAATGATGTATAATATCACACCCCAGGTACCTACGGCTTTAATAGGCGATCCCATGAGACTGGGGCAGATCCTGTTGAATCTGTGTAATAATGCGATTAAATTCACGGACCGGGGCGGAGAGATTGTTGTCTCGGTTTCCATGGAAAACGACCGGGATAAAGACACTCGGGTCAGGCTACGGTTTTCAGTGAAGGATTCCGGTATCGGGGTGGGCAGGGAAGAACAAAAAAATCTGTTTCAGCCATTCAGCCAGGCAGACACCTCCGTCACCCGGAAATACGGCGGAACAGGTTTGGGGCTATCGATTTCCAATCAATTGACCCGGATGATGGGGGGCAGGATGTGGGTTGAAAGTAAACCCGGATCAGGGAGCACCTTTTACTTCACAGTACTGCTCGACAAACAAAAGGAACAGCCGACGCCCTGCCGTTTTGAGAATCAAGGCCTTACATCGCTGCACGTTCTGATTGTCGATGACAACGATACCGCGCGGGACATCCTGACCCGGCAGCTTAGCAGTTGGAATGTAACGTGTGATCAGGCCCATTCAGGAGAGGCGGCCTTGACGAAGTTGAAGCAAATGGATGACCATGAGCCCTATGATCTGGTATTGATGGACTGGCGTATGCCCGGGTTGGATGGTATTGAGACAGCCGGATTGATTCAAAGCCGGGCAGAACTTGGCCACATTCCCACGATCATTATGATTTCAGCCTACGACCGCCTTGAAGTCCATAAAGCAGTCAAAGATCTCAACCTGGCTGGTTTTCTTTCCAAACCCATCACGCCTTCCAAACTGTATAATGCCATCTTAACGGCCATGGGCCGCCAACCCGTGGAAGCACACCGGAGCGTTCACAATCCTGAAAAAGTGACCGAAGCCATGGATAAACTGTGTGGAGCCAGAATTCTTCTGGTTGAAGACAATGAAATAAACCAGGAACTGGCCACGGAGCTTTTAATGCATAACGGCATCCAGGTAGATTATGCCTATAACGGACAGCAGGCTCTGAAACGTCTTGGGGAAAAGCGCTATGACGGCGTTTTAATGGACTGCCAGATGCCTGTAATGGACGGCTATACGGCCACCGGAAAGATACGGCAAAACCCCGAGTTTGAAAAACTGCCCATTATTGCCATGACTGCCCATGCCATGGTCGGGGATCGTCAAAAAAGCCTTGATGCGGGCATGAATGATTATATTTCCAAACCGCTTAACGTGGACCAAATGTTCATGACCATGGCCAAATGGATCGTCCCTGCCGAACCGGCCGGAAAAAGAGCTGTGAATCCTCCAGCAAAGGAGGCGAAACCAGACGCCTTGCCGGATATCCCCGGCATCAATATCGCGGCAGGTTTAATCGTGACCCAGAACAATGTCAAACTGTACCGTAAACTGCTTTTAAAATTTTTAGACAAACAGGCAGATTTTGCCCAAAACTTCAAAAATGCCTGGGAAAGCAATGATACTAAGGCCGCAACAATTGCCGCTCACACCTTGAAAGGCGTGGCCGGGAACCTTGGGATGACGGGCGTGCAAACTTGCGCGTCTGATCTGGAGGCGGCCGTCAAGGAGTCTGCCGGTAATGTGGAGGCCTTGCTTGATGAGGTTTGTGCCGCATTGGAACCTGTGCTTGCCGGGCTTCAGATCCTAGGGGAAGGCACTTCTGCCGAAAAAAAAGATGCCGGTGGTATTGTTGATTTAAATCGTATTGACCCCCTGCTGGCTGAGCTCGGATACTTTTTAAATGAAAATGACACGGAATCAATTGAGGTGGCCGAAAAGCTTATTCCTTTTTTTCAAAACACAAAACACATCAGACAATTTGAACAAATCATGCAGGCGATAAGGGATTATGAGTTTGAGCAGGCAAAAAAGGATCTTGCGGCGCTTGTATCTACACTAGGGCAAGCTGATATTTTACCTAATGACCGAACGAAAC